Proteins from a genomic interval of Polaribacter sp. Q13:
- a CDS encoding DUF3575 domain-containing protein, protein MKKLLLAFGLLISSLSYAQQEIKLDIGDALVIKSLEFSYENYITETSSFGVSALFNLAKQDANFRYNENTMITPYYRNYFSKNDQWNFFGEAFLGINFGKKESDEENAPGVYDNKYTDGALGVAVGTKYITGSGLTIDIHAGLGRNLFGSDSPTLVPRLGVNVGWRF, encoded by the coding sequence ATGAAAAAATTACTTTTGGCTTTCGGACTATTAATCAGTTCTTTAAGTTACGCACAACAAGAAATTAAATTAGACATTGGAGACGCATTGGTTATAAAGAGTTTAGAGTTTTCTTATGAAAACTATATCACAGAGACTTCTTCTTTTGGTGTTTCTGCTTTATTTAACTTAGCAAAACAAGATGCTAATTTTAGATACAATGAAAACACTATGATTACACCTTATTATCGTAATTATTTTTCTAAAAACGACCAATGGAACTTTTTTGGAGAAGCTTTTTTAGGAATCAATTTTGGAAAAAAAGAGTCTGATGAAGAAAACGCTCCTGGAGTTTACGATAACAAATATACAGATGGCGCCTTAGGTGTTGCTGTTGGTACAAAGTATATTACAGGAAGTGGTTTAACTATTGATATACACGCTGGTCTTGGTAGAAACTTATTTGGGTCAGATTCACCTACGTTAGTACCTAGATTAGGTGTAAATGTTGGTTGGAGATTCTAA
- a CDS encoding DUF3575 domain-containing protein yields MKNITLLVLLFISAISIAQEKEEKYPQDINKKHEVKLNAFGLLAFEWLDVSYEYLINDESSFGVGVLVGFDNNEDIDEYRKFSLTPYYRRYFSNKFARGFFVEGFGMLHSYKNNNYDYYLDGYGNYNSSYNGDTKTEFAVGISVGGKFISKKGFTTEIYLGVGRNLGGDNSSLEAVGRGGISLGYRF; encoded by the coding sequence ATGAAAAACATTACGCTATTAGTGCTATTATTTATTTCTGCTATTTCAATAGCACAAGAAAAAGAAGAAAAATACCCACAAGACATCAATAAAAAGCACGAAGTAAAATTAAATGCTTTTGGCCTTTTAGCATTTGAATGGTTAGATGTTTCTTATGAATATTTAATTAATGATGAATCCTCTTTTGGTGTTGGAGTATTAGTAGGTTTTGACAATAATGAAGATATAGATGAGTACAGAAAGTTTTCTTTAACACCGTATTACAGAAGATATTTTTCTAACAAATTTGCTAGAGGTTTTTTTGTGGAAGGTTTTGGAATGTTACACTCTTATAAGAATAATAATTACGACTATTATCTTGATGGTTATGGAAATTATAATAGTTCTTATAACGGAGACACCAAAACAGAATTTGCTGTTGGTATTTCTGTTGGAGGGAAATTTATTTCTAAAAAAGGGTTTACTACAGAAATATATTTAGGAGTAGGTCGTAATTTAGGAGGAGATAACAGTTCTTTAGAGGCCGTGGGTAGAGGTGGAATCTCTTTAGGATATAGATTCTAA
- a CDS encoding efflux RND transporter periplasmic adaptor subunit: MKYTYILLFSVLFLACGNKEKATENSEEIVVNNNLIEISEQQFKSENMQLGSLSEQAFNTVIKANGTIDVPPENKSSVSTFVGGYVTKIPLLVGDKVKKGQLIASLKNTEFIEIQQQYLEISAQLNFLKNEFNRQKTLFDENITSKKNYLQAESTYKVSLASYNGLRQKLQMMNINPNAVDKGQITATINLYAPIGGYITKVNVSSGSFVSSASELLEIINTDHIHLELAVFEKDILKIKKDQKIKFKIPESSNEIFDAEVHLVGTSINKDRTIKVHGHINDEEATNFISGMYIEADIICDSKKEISLPKSALKKSGDLYFALVLKQQKDANYIFEKVKLKIGVQDENNAQILNPDILKGKKILIQGGFMLSNDFNGA, encoded by the coding sequence ATGAAATACACATATATCCTTTTATTTTCGGTGCTTTTTTTAGCCTGCGGAAATAAAGAAAAAGCAACAGAAAACAGTGAAGAAATTGTAGTAAACAACAATTTAATTGAAATAAGCGAGCAACAATTCAAAAGCGAAAACATGCAATTAGGTTCGCTTTCAGAACAAGCTTTTAATACCGTAATAAAAGCAAATGGCACCATCGATGTTCCGCCAGAGAATAAATCGAGTGTAAGTACTTTTGTGGGGGGTTATGTAACTAAAATTCCACTTTTAGTGGGCGATAAAGTCAAAAAAGGGCAATTAATAGCCAGTTTAAAAAACACCGAGTTTATAGAAATTCAGCAGCAATATTTAGAAATTTCTGCACAATTGAATTTTCTAAAAAATGAGTTTAACAGACAAAAAACTTTGTTTGATGAAAATATTACTTCCAAAAAAAATTACTTACAAGCAGAAAGTACCTACAAGGTTAGTTTAGCAAGTTATAACGGATTGCGTCAAAAATTACAAATGATGAATATCAATCCGAATGCAGTAGACAAAGGACAAATAACAGCAACCATCAATTTATACGCTCCAATTGGCGGATATATTACAAAAGTGAACGTAAGTAGCGGTTCTTTTGTTTCTTCGGCAAGCGAATTGTTAGAAATTATAAATACAGATCATATTCATTTAGAATTAGCTGTTTTTGAAAAAGATATTTTAAAAATAAAAAAAGACCAAAAAATAAAATTTAAAATACCAGAATCTTCTAATGAAATATTTGATGCAGAAGTGCATTTGGTGGGTACATCTATAAATAAAGACAGAACTATTAAGGTGCATGGTCATATTAATGATGAAGAAGCTACTAATTTTATTTCAGGCATGTATATTGAAGCTGATATAATTTGTGATTCTAAAAAAGAAATATCATTACCAAAAAGTGCACTTAAAAAAAGTGGAGACCTCTATTTTGCATTGGTTTTAAAACAACAAAAGGATGCTAATTATATCTTTGAAAAAGTAAAATTAAAGATTGGTGTGCAAGATGAAAACAACGCACAAATATTAAATCCAGATATTTTAAAAGGAAAGAAAATACTTATTCAAGGAGGGTTTATGTTATCTAATGATTTTAATGGAGCGTAA
- a CDS encoding CusA/CzcA family heavy metal efflux RND transporter, translating to MLENIIKISLKHKLITFLFTAFIIGFGIFSLTRIPIGAVPDITNNQVQVITTSRNLSTQDVEQFITYPVELEMANLPGVEEIRSVSKFGLSVVTIVFSDDMGTYLPRQLIAEKIKSASEKIPQGFGTPEMGPITTGLGEIYQYILDVKPGYENQYSPTELRTIQDWIVKRQLSGIPGVVEINTWGGFLKQYEVAINPNKLNAMDISVSEIYEALEKNNSVAGGGYIEKTNETFFIRGEGLIKSLEDVGNIVVKNEGTPIYIKDIAKVGFGSATRFGAITGNGQGEKVLGQVMMLKDGNSKAIIDAVKERVASIQGSLPEGVFINGFLERSELIDKTTFTVSENLILGSLIVIFVVVLLLGNLRSGLVVASVIPLSLLFTISLMNLFGVDANLMSLGAIDFGIIIDGAVIIVEFIAFRIITESDKLKSLEKEAKQDEIDAITLKSASKMMNSAIFGQLIILIVFIPILSLSGVEGKMFKPMALTFSFALIGAMLLCLTYVPVISSLFLKPSKPSDKNISVRLMKILNSWYKPSIHWALQHKKIVLSLAGFLLTSSIFLFTTMGGEFVPTLDEGDFVIQPVLKTGTSLGKTIEITTKIEQILLDNFPEVDQVVSRIGAAEVPTDPMSMEESDVIIKLKPKGEWVSANSKDELADKFKEALAIIPDMEVEFTQPIEMRFNELITGVRADVAIKVFGDDLSVLATKADEIKELIKNVEGASDIIIEKVEGLPQMSVTFNRSKIARYGLNISDVNQLISMGFAGGTVGNVFEGEKRFDLVLRLDENNRKDLSSLAHLYVDTPDGNKIPLSELADIKYTTGPAKISRDDTKRRIVVGVNVRNRDLQSVVDDVRAIIDKNLKLPVGYSVTYGGQFENLQSAKARLKVAVPIALTLIFLLLYFAFGSIKEALLVYSAIPLSAVGGVLLLWLRGLPFSISAGVGFIALFGIAVLNGIVLIEHFKELKEEGMDDIEERIKRGTAERLRPVLLTAAAAALGFLPMAISTNAGAEVQRPLATVVIGGLVTATILTLIVLPVLYAWFEEKKLIKLNKKGALTVIGLFLMISANAQSKLTVEETLNLALKNNASLKASNLKIDESKALVGSAFSFDKTAVYYNYDENNLATNNQPLKIVGVAQDFKFPTVYFADKKINKRKVLIEETNYNIQVQQIKKAVYANYYQLSYAKNKAETYRFLDSLYQDFAKKAARRFELGETNYLEMITAKSKQKQLETVYKQSLQEIVLATNQLKSIVQIDTLNILNQPLQKLEVQQISTKDNLGIQYFNDVKNYQNALSQKEKQNLLPDISLEYFQGTNNLLKSPIKGYQIGLKIPLFFYGNASKIKASKISEEIVLEQQQDYKVKLESEHNALLATLQQYKEAINYYDLQGRNLKDEIIKTANRTFKEGEIDFFQYIQSLETAKDIELSYLDNLNAYNQTVIKINYLILNTF from the coding sequence ATGTTAGAAAACATTATAAAAATCAGCTTAAAACATAAGCTAATTACTTTCCTTTTCACGGCATTTATTATTGGTTTCGGGATTTTCTCTTTAACGAGAATTCCTATTGGTGCTGTGCCGGACATTACCAACAATCAAGTACAAGTTATTACCACATCTCGTAATTTATCTACCCAAGATGTAGAGCAATTTATCACCTATCCGGTAGAGTTAGAAATGGCAAATTTACCGGGAGTAGAAGAAATTCGTTCTGTTTCTAAATTTGGTTTATCTGTAGTAACCATTGTTTTTAGCGATGATATGGGTACTTATTTACCACGACAATTAATTGCCGAAAAAATAAAATCGGCTTCAGAAAAAATTCCACAAGGATTCGGAACACCAGAAATGGGGCCCATTACCACAGGTTTAGGAGAAATTTATCAATATATATTAGATGTTAAACCAGGGTATGAAAACCAATATTCTCCCACAGAATTAAGAACTATCCAAGATTGGATTGTAAAACGACAGTTATCGGGAATTCCAGGTGTTGTTGAAATTAATACTTGGGGAGGTTTTTTAAAACAATATGAAGTTGCCATTAATCCGAATAAGTTAAATGCAATGGATATTTCTGTATCCGAAATTTATGAGGCATTAGAAAAAAATAATAGTGTTGCAGGTGGTGGATATATTGAAAAAACCAACGAAACCTTTTTTATTAGAGGAGAAGGTTTGATAAAATCGCTTGAAGATGTTGGCAATATTGTGGTTAAAAATGAAGGCACTCCTATTTACATAAAAGACATAGCCAAAGTAGGTTTTGGAAGCGCTACCCGTTTTGGTGCCATTACCGGAAACGGACAAGGAGAAAAAGTACTCGGACAAGTTATGATGCTGAAAGACGGCAACTCCAAAGCAATTATTGACGCCGTAAAAGAACGTGTAGCTTCCATACAAGGTAGTTTGCCAGAAGGCGTTTTTATCAACGGATTTTTAGAACGTAGCGAATTAATAGACAAAACAACTTTTACCGTTTCCGAAAACTTAATTTTAGGGTCGCTGATTGTCATCTTTGTAGTGGTCTTATTATTAGGAAACCTTCGTTCTGGATTGGTGGTAGCATCCGTTATTCCTTTAAGTTTATTATTTACTATTTCATTGATGAATCTTTTTGGCGTAGATGCCAATTTAATGAGTCTTGGAGCCATCGATTTTGGAATTATTATTGACGGAGCCGTCATAATTGTAGAGTTTATTGCTTTTAGAATTATTACAGAAAGTGATAAACTAAAATCCCTAGAAAAAGAAGCTAAACAAGATGAAATCGATGCAATTACCTTAAAAAGCGCTTCAAAAATGATGAATTCGGCCATTTTTGGACAATTAATTATTTTGATTGTTTTCATCCCTATTTTGTCATTAAGTGGTGTGGAAGGAAAAATGTTTAAACCAATGGCATTAACCTTTAGTTTTGCATTAATTGGTGCTATGTTATTATGTTTAACCTACGTACCCGTTATCTCTTCCTTATTTTTAAAACCGAGTAAACCTAGTGATAAAAATATTTCAGTACGTTTAATGAAGATCTTAAATTCATGGTACAAACCTTCTATTCATTGGGCTTTACAGCATAAAAAAATAGTACTTAGTTTAGCGGGATTTCTTTTAACATCGAGTATTTTCTTGTTTACTACTATGGGTGGCGAATTTGTACCCACTTTAGATGAAGGTGATTTTGTAATTCAACCTGTATTAAAAACGGGAACTTCGTTAGGAAAAACCATTGAAATCACCACAAAAATAGAGCAAATTCTTTTAGACAATTTCCCAGAAGTAGACCAAGTGGTGAGTAGAATTGGTGCTGCAGAAGTGCCAACAGACCCAATGTCTATGGAAGAAAGTGATGTTATTATAAAACTTAAGCCTAAAGGCGAATGGGTTTCTGCAAATAGTAAAGACGAATTAGCAGATAAATTTAAAGAAGCCTTAGCCATAATTCCTGATATGGAAGTTGAGTTTACTCAACCTATAGAAATGCGTTTTAACGAATTAATTACAGGTGTTAGAGCAGATGTTGCTATTAAAGTATTTGGAGACGATTTATCTGTTTTAGCTACCAAAGCAGATGAAATAAAAGAATTGATTAAAAACGTAGAAGGTGCTTCTGATATTATTATTGAAAAAGTAGAAGGCTTGCCGCAAATGAGTGTCACTTTTAACAGAAGTAAAATTGCACGTTATGGTTTAAATATTTCTGATGTAAATCAATTAATTTCTATGGGATTTGCAGGCGGAACCGTTGGTAATGTTTTTGAAGGCGAAAAACGTTTTGATTTGGTACTTCGTTTAGATGAAAATAACAGAAAAGACTTATCTAGTCTAGCGCATTTATATGTAGACACACCCGATGGAAATAAAATTCCTTTAAGTGAATTGGCTGATATTAAATACACCACAGGACCAGCAAAAATATCTAGAGATGACACAAAACGTAGAATTGTGGTTGGTGTAAACGTAAGAAACAGAGATTTACAATCTGTAGTAGACGATGTTAGAGCTATTATTGACAAAAATTTGAAATTACCTGTTGGCTATAGCGTTACATATGGCGGACAATTTGAAAATTTACAAAGTGCCAAAGCTCGTTTAAAAGTTGCAGTACCTATTGCACTAACCTTAATATTTCTACTACTCTATTTTGCATTTGGCTCTATAAAAGAAGCTTTATTGGTCTATTCTGCCATTCCGTTATCCGCCGTAGGAGGCGTTTTATTATTATGGCTGCGTGGTTTGCCTTTTAGTATTTCTGCTGGTGTTGGTTTTATTGCCTTATTTGGTATTGCCGTATTAAATGGTATTGTATTGATAGAGCATTTTAAAGAGCTAAAAGAAGAAGGAATGGACGATATTGAAGAACGTATAAAACGCGGAACCGCAGAACGATTAAGACCTGTTTTACTAACTGCTGCAGCCGCTGCACTAGGTTTTTTACCGATGGCCATTTCTACCAATGCAGGCGCAGAAGTACAACGTCCTTTAGCAACTGTAGTAATTGGTGGTTTGGTAACAGCTACTATTTTAACCTTAATTGTTTTACCCGTTTTATACGCTTGGTTTGAAGAGAAAAAATTGATCAAACTCAATAAAAAAGGAGCTTTAACTGTAATTGGTTTGTTTTTGATGATAAGTGCAAATGCGCAATCTAAATTAACGGTGGAAGAAACATTAAACTTGGCTTTAAAAAATAATGCCAGTTTAAAAGCTTCTAATTTAAAAATAGACGAAAGCAAGGCTTTGGTGGGAAGTGCTTTTAGTTTTGATAAAACTGCTGTTTACTATAATTATGATGAAAATAATTTAGCAACAAACAATCAACCTTTAAAAATAGTTGGCGTTGCACAAGACTTTAAATTCCCAACAGTTTATTTTGCTGATAAAAAAATAAACAAAAGAAAAGTTTTAATTGAAGAAACAAATTATAACATTCAAGTTCAGCAAATTAAAAAAGCGGTGTATGCAAATTATTATCAACTCAGTTATGCTAAAAATAAGGCTGAAACCTATCGATTTTTAGATAGTTTGTATCAAGATTTTGCAAAAAAAGCAGCACGTAGGTTTGAGTTGGGTGAAACCAATTATTTAGAAATGATTACTGCTAAATCGAAACAAAAACAGTTAGAAACCGTCTACAAACAGTCTTTGCAAGAAATTGTATTAGCAACCAATCAATTAAAAAGTATTGTACAGATTGATACTTTAAATATTTTGAATCAGCCGCTTCAGAAATTAGAAGTACAACAAATATCAACCAAAGATAATTTAGGCATTCAATATTTTAATGACGTTAAAAACTATCAAAATGCTTTGTCTCAAAAGGAAAAACAAAACCTGTTGCCAGATATTAGTTTAGAATATTTTCAAGGCACAAATAATCTCTTAAAAAGCCCTATTAAAGGCTATCAAATAGGATTAAAAATTCCGTTGTTCTTTTATGGAAATGCTTCCAAAATAAAAGCTTCAAAAATTTCTGAAGAAATTGTTTTAGAGCAACAACAAGATTATAAAGTGAAACTAGAATCTGAGCACAACGCTCTTTTAGCAACTTTACAGCAATATAAAGAAGCCATTAATTATTACGATTTACAAGGAAGAAATTTGAAAGATGAGATTATTAAAACCGCTAACAGAACATTTAAAGAGGGTGAAATTGATTTTTTTCAATACATACAAAGTTTAGAAACGGCCAAAGATATTGAGCTTTCGTATCTAGACAATTTAAATGCGTACAACCAAACGGTTATCAAGATAAACTATCTTATTTTAAATACTTTTTAA